In Intestinibacillus sp. Marseille-P6563, a single genomic region encodes these proteins:
- a CDS encoding RnfABCDGE type electron transport complex subunit G: protein MSEAKKESMGMLALMLFLITFITALLLGFVNQVTAPQIAKNNEATRAAAMAEIIPDAEFVEAEPSEVPAPDKETPAIQNIYEAQKDGETVGYCMEVLPSGFGGTLTVVVGINTDGTVAGAKVTSHAETPGLGAKAQSDPTWIVQFAGQAADGSLAVTKDGGTINSITGATITSRAVTLAVNTAASYVQSLAA, encoded by the coding sequence ATGAGCGAAGCGAAAAAGGAATCCATGGGTATGCTTGCCCTGATGTTGTTCCTCATCACCTTTATTACTGCGCTGCTGCTCGGTTTTGTCAACCAGGTCACAGCGCCCCAGATTGCCAAGAATAACGAAGCGACCCGTGCAGCCGCTATGGCAGAGATCATTCCGGATGCAGAGTTTGTCGAAGCCGAGCCGTCGGAAGTACCGGCTCCGGACAAGGAAACCCCGGCCATTCAGAACATCTATGAAGCACAGAAGGACGGCGAAACGGTCGGCTACTGTATGGAAGTTCTGCCCTCTGGTTTCGGCGGCACGCTGACCGTCGTTGTCGGCATTAACACCGACGGCACGGTTGCTGGCGCAAAGGTCACCTCGCACGCAGAGACCCCGGGCCTGGGCGCAAAGGCACAGTCCGACCCGACCTGGATCGTGCAGTTTGCCGGTCAGGCAGCAGATGGCTCGCTGGCAGTTACCAAGGATGGCGGCACCATCAATTCCATCACCGGTGCAACCATTACCTCCCGTGCGGTAACCCTGGCAGTCAACACGGCGGCAAGCTATGTGCAGAGCCTGGCAGCTTAA
- a CDS encoding RnfABCDGE type electron transport complex subunit D: protein MYDLSKVVVTSSPHIKAEDDTRSLMLDVVLALIPALAVAVFTFGWRALVITVATVISCVFFEWLYCKIVHKAPTIGDLSAVVTGVLVAFNVPVAAPIWMPMIGGAFAIIIVKMLFGGIGKNFMNPALGARAFMMASWPALMTTWVQPHQNIPLFGNVEVTDAISTATPLASMKASAEGGASLPSETLMDLFFGQHGGVIGETCALALLAGGAYLLWRKVITINIPAAYILTVAVLTFLFPLGDVSRVQWMLTQVLSGGLLLGAIFMATDYVTSPVTPKGQIVFGIGCGLLTVFIRYFGGLPEGVSYSILIMNALVWMIDQKCLPRKFGYAAKKEGK, encoded by the coding sequence ATGTATGATCTGAGTAAAGTAGTTGTCACCTCCTCGCCCCACATCAAAGCGGAGGACGATACCAGAAGCCTGATGCTGGATGTGGTTCTGGCGCTGATTCCGGCGCTGGCTGTTGCGGTCTTCACGTTTGGCTGGCGCGCGCTGGTGATCACGGTGGCAACCGTAATTTCCTGTGTATTTTTTGAGTGGCTGTATTGCAAAATCGTACATAAAGCTCCGACCATCGGCGACCTTTCGGCGGTTGTAACCGGTGTGCTCGTGGCATTTAACGTGCCGGTTGCGGCTCCGATCTGGATGCCCATGATCGGCGGCGCTTTTGCGATCATTATTGTAAAGATGCTCTTTGGCGGCATCGGCAAGAACTTCATGAACCCGGCGCTCGGCGCTCGTGCCTTCATGATGGCTTCCTGGCCGGCACTCATGACCACCTGGGTGCAGCCCCATCAGAACATCCCGCTGTTTGGCAACGTGGAAGTGACCGACGCTATCTCCACCGCAACGCCTCTGGCTTCCATGAAGGCATCGGCAGAGGGCGGCGCATCCCTGCCCAGCGAAACCCTGATGGACCTGTTCTTTGGCCAGCACGGCGGCGTTATCGGCGAAACCTGTGCCCTGGCACTGCTCGCCGGCGGCGCTTATCTGCTGTGGCGTAAGGTCATCACCATCAATATCCCGGCAGCATACATCCTGACCGTTGCAGTCCTGACCTTCCTGTTCCCGCTGGGCGATGTCAGCCGCGTACAGTGGATGCTGACCCAGGTTCTGTCCGGCGGTCTGCTGCTCGGCGCCATCTTCATGGCAACCGACTATGTCACCAGCCCGGTTACCCCCAAGGGCCAGATCGTCTTTGGTATCGGCTGCGGTCTGTTGACTGTCTTTATCCGTTATTTCGGCGGCCTGCCGGAAGGCGTTTCCTACTCGATCCTCATTATGAACGCACTCGTTTGGATGATCGACCAGAAGTGCCTGCCGCGCAAGTTCGGCTATGCAGCAAAGAAGGAGGGCAAGTAA
- the rsxC gene encoding electron transport complex subunit RsxC: MVYTFRGGIHPGPHSDPGYKAATNTKPIEAMPAPDQVILPVSMHIGAPAKPIVKVGDIVDMGQMIAEAGGFVSAPVHATVSGKVIAVEPRLHPNGSKVMSIVIENDKEDRLHESVHPYDFASMSNEERIECIRSAGMVGHGGATFPTHVKIQSGIGKCDTIIVNGAECEPYITSDHRLLLERPEEVVGGLKMLADIMGVQNAIIAIEENKADTFPKIEELIKDDSRLKLYPLKCKYPQGAEKQLINACTGREVPSGKLPADAGCAVFNVDTTGAIYRRFTTGMPVVRRVVTVSGSAIANPKNLETRIGTQVEKLIDACGGFKEAPNKLLMGGPMMGVAQFSLEIPIFKGTNAFLAFCGDEDKRVEEPNCIRCGKCINACPMHLMPMMMNAYGKAGEYDQCVELGAMDCIECGSCAYVCPARIPLVARFRLTKFHVGAQRAAAKAKAEAEKAKAEAAAEAEKK, from the coding sequence ATGGTGTACACGTTCCGTGGCGGCATACATCCGGGTCCGCATAGCGATCCAGGGTATAAGGCCGCAACAAACACCAAGCCCATCGAGGCCATGCCGGCGCCCGACCAGGTGATCCTGCCGGTCTCCATGCACATCGGCGCACCCGCAAAGCCGATTGTCAAGGTCGGCGATATCGTCGATATGGGCCAGATGATCGCAGAGGCAGGCGGGTTCGTATCCGCCCCCGTACATGCGACAGTTTCCGGTAAGGTCATCGCGGTAGAGCCGCGGCTGCACCCCAACGGCAGCAAGGTCATGAGCATCGTCATCGAAAACGACAAGGAAGACCGTCTGCACGAGTCGGTCCATCCGTACGATTTCGCATCGATGAGCAACGAGGAGCGCATTGAGTGCATCCGTTCGGCCGGTATGGTCGGCCACGGCGGCGCGACGTTCCCCACGCATGTCAAGATCCAGTCGGGTATCGGCAAGTGCGATACGATCATTGTTAACGGCGCGGAGTGTGAACCGTACATCACCTCGGACCACCGTTTGCTTTTGGAGCGCCCGGAAGAAGTGGTTGGCGGCCTGAAGATGCTGGCCGACATCATGGGCGTTCAGAACGCGATCATTGCGATCGAAGAAAACAAGGCGGACACGTTCCCCAAGATCGAAGAACTGATCAAGGATGACAGCCGCCTGAAGCTTTACCCCCTGAAGTGTAAATACCCGCAGGGCGCAGAAAAGCAGCTCATCAATGCCTGCACCGGCCGCGAGGTTCCCTCGGGCAAGCTGCCGGCAGACGCTGGCTGCGCGGTATTCAACGTGGACACCACGGGCGCGATCTACCGCCGCTTTACCACCGGTATGCCGGTTGTACGCCGCGTTGTTACCGTTTCGGGATCGGCGATCGCCAACCCGAAGAACCTGGAAACCCGCATCGGTACCCAGGTTGAAAAGCTCATCGATGCTTGCGGCGGCTTCAAGGAAGCTCCGAACAAGCTGCTGATGGGTGGCCCGATGATGGGTGTTGCTCAGTTCTCGCTGGAAATCCCGATCTTTAAGGGCACCAATGCGTTCCTGGCCTTCTGCGGCGACGAGGACAAGCGTGTCGAAGAGCCCAACTGCATCCGCTGCGGTAAGTGCATCAACGCTTGCCCGATGCACCTGATGCCCATGATGATGAACGCCTATGGCAAGGCCGGCGAATACGACCAGTGCGTTGAGCTGGGTGCCATGGACTGCATCGAATGCGGCTCGTGCGCTTACGTCTGCCCGGCCCGCATCCCGCTGGTTGCCCGTTTCCGTCTGACCAAGTTCCATGTGGGTGCGCAGCGCGCAGCGGCTAAGGCCAAGGCAGAGGCGGAAAAGGCCAAGGCGGAAGCTGCGGCAGAGGCCGAGAAGAAGTAA
- a CDS encoding sensor histidine kinase produces MNLQSSDLSNLALEMLDAEDAAFVLVSPGGDIISQTAGAGRLLKSMPLRPVGEVLSERAAQALKFVQTTGGESSIHEDIDGKTYRMEVRPVEQGVLLYFAPMEQQAAHLPANFSRQIVDSLSHILAAVHLMLGSQGEKSERLLDGIRRDSLRIYRGLAHLQFLESDAAPEEAMKLELGDLAELCRSAVERCRAACAARGRTVELTVDAPDACPVAYDRALLLRALLNLLTNALRTPEVSRVCVRLTHGQGRVSIVVADDGPGVPAEQLSRLYHDWARPWDEAGWMEQSMPCGLGLPLVRQVAGWHGGTLLLEQGQEGGTVFRLSFPDDLPPDPPQLGQSLPDDSLDLVEIELSIL; encoded by the coding sequence ATGAATTTGCAAAGCAGCGACCTTTCAAATCTGGCCCTGGAGATGTTGGATGCAGAGGATGCGGCGTTCGTGCTGGTGTCCCCTGGCGGGGACATTATTTCCCAAACAGCCGGGGCAGGGCGGCTGCTCAAAAGCATGCCGCTGCGGCCGGTGGGCGAGGTGCTCAGCGAGCGTGCCGCGCAGGCGCTGAAGTTCGTGCAGACGACCGGCGGAGAATCCAGCATTCACGAAGACATCGACGGCAAGACCTACCGTATGGAGGTCCGCCCGGTCGAGCAGGGCGTGTTGCTGTATTTTGCGCCGATGGAGCAGCAAGCCGCGCATTTGCCGGCCAATTTCTCGCGGCAGATCGTCGATTCGCTGTCGCATATTTTGGCGGCCGTTCATTTAATGCTGGGCAGCCAAGGCGAAAAAAGTGAGCGTCTGCTCGACGGCATCCGGCGGGACAGCCTGCGCATTTACCGTGGTTTGGCGCATCTGCAATTTTTGGAAAGCGATGCGGCCCCGGAGGAAGCAATGAAGTTGGAATTGGGCGATTTGGCTGAGCTGTGCCGGAGTGCGGTGGAGCGCTGCCGCGCTGCCTGTGCGGCGCGCGGCCGAACGGTGGAACTGACCGTGGACGCGCCCGATGCCTGTCCGGTCGCGTATGATCGCGCGCTTTTGCTGCGCGCGCTGCTCAATTTGTTGACCAACGCCCTGCGCACCCCGGAGGTCAGTCGGGTATGTGTGCGGCTGACACATGGCCAGGGCCGGGTGAGCATCGTGGTTGCGGACGATGGCCCGGGCGTACCGGCTGAGCAGCTGAGCCGGCTGTATCATGATTGGGCGCGGCCCTGGGATGAAGCCGGCTGGATGGAACAGAGCATGCCCTGTGGTCTGGGGCTGCCGCTGGTGCGGCAGGTGGCCGGATGGCATGGCGGCACGCTCCTGCTCGAGCAAGGGCAGGAGGGGGGGACGGTGTTCCGTCTGTCCTTCCCGGACGATCTGCCGCCCGACCCGCCGCAGCTGGGACAGAGCCTGCCTGATGACAGCCTGGACCTGGTCGAAATCGAACTTTCTATCTTATAA
- the gap gene encoding type I glyceraldehyde-3-phosphate dehydrogenase, whose protein sequence is MAIKVGINGFGRIGRMVFRAGLKNPNIEFVAVNDPFMTPDYMAYMLKYDTMHGQYDGTIEYTDDAIIVDGKKILFHAEMDPKNIPWGKDGVDYVVESTGVFLTKEKAQAHIDGGAKKVIMSAPSKDDTPMFVMGVNQDTYTKDMTFVSNASCTTNCLAPIAKVLDEAFGITEGLMTTVHSATGTQKVVDGPSKKDWRGGRAACGNIIPSSTGAAKAVGKVYPKLNGKLTGMSMRVPTLDVSVVDLTCNLAKPATYDEICAAMKAASEKPMSEGGLKGVLGYTEDDVVSSDFLGDARTSIFDKKAGIQLTDTFVKVVSWYDNEWGYSNKLLMLIEHMAEVDNK, encoded by the coding sequence ATGGCTATCAAAGTTGGTATCAATGGTTTCGGCCGCATCGGCCGTATGGTATTCCGCGCGGGCCTGAAGAACCCGAACATTGAATTTGTTGCGGTAAACGATCCGTTCATGACCCCGGACTACATGGCTTACATGCTCAAGTATGACACCATGCATGGCCAGTACGACGGCACCATCGAATACACCGACGATGCAATCATCGTTGACGGCAAGAAGATCCTCTTCCACGCTGAAATGGACCCCAAGAACATTCCGTGGGGCAAGGACGGCGTTGATTACGTTGTTGAGTCCACCGGCGTATTCCTGACCAAGGAAAAGGCTCAGGCACACATCGACGGCGGCGCGAAGAAGGTTATCATGTCTGCTCCGTCCAAGGACGACACCCCGATGTTCGTTATGGGCGTTAACCAGGACACCTACACCAAGGACATGACCTTTGTTTCCAACGCTTCCTGCACCACCAACTGCCTGGCTCCGATCGCTAAGGTTCTGGACGAAGCATTCGGCATCACCGAAGGCCTGATGACCACCGTTCACTCTGCAACCGGTACCCAGAAGGTTGTTGACGGCCCGTCCAAGAAGGACTGGCGCGGCGGCCGTGCAGCTTGCGGCAACATCATCCCGTCTTCCACCGGCGCTGCAAAGGCTGTTGGCAAGGTTTACCCGAAGCTGAACGGCAAGCTGACCGGTATGTCCATGCGTGTTCCGACCCTGGACGTATCTGTTGTTGACCTGACCTGCAACCTGGCTAAGCCGGCAACCTACGACGAAATCTGCGCTGCTATGAAGGCTGCTTCTGAGAAGCCGATGAGCGAAGGCGGCCTGAAGGGCGTTCTGGGTTACACCGAGGACGACGTAGTATCTTCCGACTTCCTGGGCGATGCTCGCACCTCGATCTTCGACAAGAAGGCTGGCATCCAGCTGACCGACACCTTCGTAAAGGTTGTTTCCTGGTACGACAACGAATGGGGCTACTCCAACAAGCTGCTGATGCTCATCGAGCACATGGCTGAGGTTGACAACAAGTAA
- a CDS encoding desulfoferrodoxin family protein, with protein sequence MSEPRFFVCEHCGNLVGMIHDSNVPMMCCGQKMTELVPGSVDAAQEKHVPVIQVEGDKVTVSVGSVAHPMAEEHFIGWIYLQTEHGGQRKALKPGEEPKAVFALAGDKPVAAYAYCNLHGLWKANV encoded by the coding sequence ATGAGTGAACCCCGTTTTTTTGTATGTGAACACTGTGGCAACCTGGTAGGCATGATCCACGATTCCAATGTGCCCATGATGTGCTGCGGCCAGAAGATGACCGAGCTGGTGCCGGGCAGCGTGGACGCGGCGCAGGAGAAGCATGTGCCGGTCATCCAGGTGGAAGGCGATAAAGTAACTGTTTCGGTTGGCTCGGTAGCCCATCCGATGGCAGAAGAGCACTTCATTGGCTGGATCTATCTGCAGACCGAGCATGGCGGTCAGCGCAAGGCGCTCAAGCCGGGTGAGGAGCCCAAGGCTGTATTTGCTCTGGCGGGCGACAAGCCGGTTGCAGCCTATGCTTACTGCAATCTGCACGGCCTGTGGAAGGCAAACGTATAA